The Ancylothrix sp. D3o genome has a window encoding:
- the rpsL gene encoding 30S ribosomal protein S12: protein MPTIQQLIRNEREKANKKTKSPALKSCPQRRGVCTRVYTTTPKKPNSALRKVARVRLTSGFEVTAYIPGIGHNLQEHSVVMIRGGRVKDLPGVRYHIIRGTLDTAGVKDRKQGRSKYGAKRPKPGAPAATTGKGKK from the coding sequence ATGCCAACAATTCAGCAACTCATCCGCAACGAACGCGAAAAAGCGAACAAGAAAACAAAATCGCCGGCATTAAAGAGTTGCCCTCAGCGTCGTGGTGTTTGCACAAGAGTGTACACAACCACACCGAAAAAGCCCAACTCAGCCCTCCGTAAAGTAGCGCGGGTTCGTTTGACTTCCGGTTTTGAAGTCACCGCCTACATCCCAGGGATCGGTCACAACCTCCAAGAACACTCTGTCGTTATGATTCGCGGCGGACGGGTAAAGGATTTACCTGGTGTGAGATATCACATTATTCGCGGAACATTGGATACAGCGGGAGTAAAAGACCGCAAACAAGGCCGGTCTAAGTATGGTGCCAAGCGTCCGAAACCAGGCGCACCGGCAGCAACCACAGGAAAAGGCAAGAAGTAG
- the rpsG gene encoding 30S ribosomal protein S7 — MSRRSVVQKRPIPADSVYNSRLVTMMVRRVMKKGKKSVANQIVYDAFKIIQERTGSEAIEVFEKAVRNATPLVEVKARRVGGATYQVPMEVRSDRGIALALRWLIQYARSRTGRSMAIKLANELMDAANETGSAIRKREETHRMAEANKAFAHYRY; from the coding sequence ATGTCTCGTCGCTCTGTCGTCCAAAAACGTCCTATCCCTGCCGATTCAGTGTACAATAGCCGACTCGTCACCATGATGGTGCGGCGTGTAATGAAAAAAGGCAAAAAATCTGTAGCCAACCAGATAGTTTATGATGCCTTTAAGATTATTCAAGAACGCACTGGCTCCGAAGCCATCGAAGTGTTTGAGAAAGCCGTGCGGAATGCGACACCCTTGGTAGAAGTGAAAGCTCGCCGAGTTGGGGGTGCAACTTATCAAGTACCAATGGAAGTAAGATCAGATCGCGGTATCGCTCTGGCGTTGCGGTGGTTGATCCAATATGCAAGATCGAGAACAGGCCGGTCAATGGCAATCAAATTAGCAAACGAGCTAATGGATGCAGCCAACGAGACAGGCAGTGCAATTCGCAAACGCGAAGAAACACACCGGATGGCAGAAGCAAACAAAGCCTTTGCCCATTATCGGTACTAG
- the gltB gene encoding glutamate synthase large subunit, whose translation MKNKSVNTNNTQSQLNLSDSRQPASPLGPRWLVEERDACGVGFIANLKGESTHEIVAQSLAALTCLEHRGGCSADQDSGDGAGVMTALPWDLLSQWMSEKGISKSPDSSLGVGMVFLSQDAERASLVRQLIEKMVAQEGLKFLGWREVPVVPGILGIQARENQPQIEQFIVESDQWQGDDLEAHLYLVRRAIGKELDKTSLNWGEDLYVCSLSSRTIVYKGMVRSAVLGEFYLDLKNPLYKSVFSVYHRRFSTNTMPKWPLAQPMRLLGHNGEINTLLGNINWMIAREGNLSSQLWGERIRDLTPLVTSHNSDSANLDNVMELLVRSGRSPQEALMIMVPEAYKNQPDLAEYPEIVDFYEYYSTLQEPWDGPALLVFSDGVQVGATLDRNGLRPARYCKTKNGLVIVASEAGVVDLPEEEILEKGRLGPGQMISVDLQNGEILKNWEIKQRIAHKHPYGEWLQQNRSELQLQPFTESLQLETEQLLRQQTAFGYTSEDVELTIEEMAGTGKEPTYCMGDDIPLAVLSGRPHVLYDYFKQRFAQVTNPPIDPLREGMVMSLSMHLGVRGNILEADPKHARRLKLSTPVLNEAELEVIRNWKSTNDRQDACPTATLSTLFEIAAGPNGLEAAVKNLCEKAVAAVKDGAEILILSDRSGLDTEHSYIPPLLATGAVHHHLINQGLRLKTSLVVETAQCWSTHHFACLIGYGASAVCPYLVWESIRQWQTSSKTQKLMENGKLPKVSQTQAQNNYRKAVEAGLLKILSKMGISLLASYHAAQIFEAIGLGSDLVALGFKGTTSRVGGLSVSELAQEVLSFHSKAFPEINIKKLENFGFVQYRPGGEYHMNSPEMAKALHKAVDSKQYDHYEVYQKFLENRPVTALRDLLDFNSDRQPISIDEVESVESIMKRFATGGMSLGALSPEAHEVLAIAMNRIGGKSNSGEGGEDPVRLKTLTDVDETGYSPTMPHLRGLKNGDTACSAIKQVASGRFGVTPEYLMSAQQIEIKMAQGAKPGEGGQLPGKKVSPYIAMLRRSKPGVTLISPPPHHDIYSIEDLAQLIFDLHQINPKAGVSVKLVSEIGIGTIAAGVAKANADIIQISGHDGGTGASPLSSIKHAGSPWEFGLTEVHKVLMDNELRNRVILRVDGGFKTGWDVLMGALMGGEEYGFGSIAMIAEGCIMARICHTNQCPVGVATQQEKLRQRFPGIPEHVVNFFYFVAEEVRSLLARLGYRSLNEVIGRADLLKVREGVSLTKTKALNLDCLINLPDTRENRAWLQHEQVHSNGPVFDDQLLADAEVLAAVENQGSVKKQHHLVNTDRTVGTRLAGVIAKKYGNNGFEGQIILEFTGSAGQSFGAFNLGGVTLVLHGEANDYVGKGLHGGEIVIKPSASATFDPAQNVIIGNTCLYGATGGYLFANGQAGERFAVRNSMAKAVIEGAGDHACEYMTGGVVVVLGKTGRNVGAGMTGGLAYFLDEDGGFAERVNYEIVKIQRVSTAAGELQLKELIELHADRTGSPKAKMILANWGEYLPKFYQVVPPSEADSPEASAEVGDLAPVLA comes from the coding sequence ATGAAGAATAAGAGCGTGAACACTAACAATACACAAAGTCAATTAAATCTCAGCGACAGCAGACAACCAGCATCACCTTTAGGGCCACGATGGTTAGTGGAAGAAAGAGATGCTTGTGGTGTTGGCTTTATTGCTAATCTTAAAGGAGAAAGCACTCACGAAATTGTTGCACAATCTCTGGCGGCGTTGACTTGTTTGGAACACCGAGGCGGTTGCAGTGCTGACCAAGATTCAGGGGATGGGGCCGGTGTGATGACGGCGCTTCCTTGGGATTTGTTGTCGCAGTGGATGAGTGAAAAAGGTATTTCTAAATCCCCCGATAGCTCCTTGGGTGTGGGGATGGTATTTTTATCTCAAGATGCTGAAAGGGCTTCTTTGGTTCGCCAATTAATTGAGAAAATGGTGGCTCAAGAAGGTTTAAAATTTTTAGGTTGGCGTGAGGTGCCGGTTGTACCGGGAATTTTAGGCATCCAAGCGCGAGAAAACCAGCCACAAATTGAACAGTTTATCGTTGAGTCTGACCAATGGCAGGGAGATGATCTTGAGGCACACTTGTATTTAGTGCGTCGCGCTATTGGTAAGGAACTTGATAAAACTTCTCTGAACTGGGGAGAAGATTTGTATGTTTGCTCGCTATCGTCGCGGACTATTGTTTATAAAGGCATGGTACGCTCGGCTGTGTTGGGTGAGTTTTATCTGGATTTAAAAAATCCTCTCTATAAGAGTGTTTTTTCTGTCTATCACCGGCGTTTTAGTACCAACACGATGCCGAAATGGCCTCTCGCTCAACCGATGCGTTTGCTCGGTCACAACGGCGAAATTAATACCCTCCTCGGTAATATTAACTGGATGATTGCCCGCGAAGGTAATTTATCAAGCCAGCTTTGGGGTGAACGTATCCGCGATCTAACTCCGTTGGTGACTTCTCATAACAGCGACTCTGCTAACTTGGATAATGTGATGGAGTTGTTGGTGCGTTCTGGCCGTAGTCCTCAAGAAGCTTTGATGATTATGGTGCCGGAAGCGTACAAAAATCAGCCTGATTTGGCAGAATATCCCGAAATTGTCGATTTTTACGAATATTACAGCACTTTGCAAGAACCCTGGGATGGCCCGGCTTTGCTGGTGTTCAGTGATGGTGTTCAGGTTGGTGCTACCCTTGACCGTAATGGTTTGCGACCGGCCCGTTATTGTAAAACGAAGAATGGTTTGGTGATTGTGGCGTCTGAGGCCGGTGTTGTAGACTTGCCAGAAGAAGAGATCCTCGAAAAAGGACGCCTGGGCCCCGGACAGATGATTTCTGTGGATTTGCAAAACGGCGAAATCCTGAAAAACTGGGAAATTAAACAGCGCATTGCTCATAAACACCCCTACGGGGAATGGTTACAGCAAAACCGCAGCGAATTGCAATTACAACCTTTCACTGAAAGTCTGCAACTTGAAACCGAACAACTGCTGCGTCAGCAAACGGCTTTTGGCTATACCTCAGAAGATGTGGAATTAACCATTGAGGAAATGGCCGGCACCGGCAAGGAACCTACCTACTGTATGGGTGATGATATTCCTTTGGCTGTGCTATCTGGTCGCCCTCACGTTTTGTACGATTACTTTAAGCAGCGTTTCGCACAAGTGACTAACCCGCCAATCGACCCACTGCGCGAAGGCATGGTGATGTCACTAAGTATGCACTTAGGTGTGCGGGGTAACATCCTAGAAGCTGATCCGAAACACGCACGACGGCTGAAACTTTCGACGCCGGTGCTGAATGAGGCGGAATTAGAGGTTATTCGCAATTGGAAATCGACAAATGACAGGCAAGATGCCTGTCCCACTGCAACGCTGTCTACCTTGTTTGAAATTGCAGCCGGCCCAAATGGTTTAGAAGCTGCGGTTAAGAATTTGTGTGAGAAAGCTGTCGCTGCGGTTAAGGATGGCGCAGAAATTCTTATACTTAGTGACCGTTCTGGCTTAGATACAGAACACAGCTATATTCCCCCTCTGTTAGCCACCGGCGCTGTTCACCACCATTTGATTAATCAAGGTTTGCGCTTGAAAACTTCCTTGGTGGTGGAAACTGCACAGTGTTGGAGCACCCATCACTTTGCTTGCTTGATTGGTTATGGTGCTTCGGCGGTTTGTCCTTATTTGGTGTGGGAAAGTATCCGCCAATGGCAAACAAGTTCCAAAACTCAAAAGTTGATGGAAAATGGCAAACTGCCAAAGGTAAGCCAGACTCAGGCGCAAAATAATTACCGTAAGGCTGTTGAGGCCGGCTTGCTGAAAATCCTTTCAAAAATGGGGATTTCCCTATTGGCAAGTTACCATGCTGCTCAAATTTTTGAGGCGATTGGTTTGGGGTCTGATTTGGTGGCGCTTGGCTTTAAGGGAACGACTTCTCGTGTCGGTGGTTTGAGTGTGAGCGAACTAGCTCAAGAGGTGCTTTCTTTCCACAGTAAGGCTTTCCCTGAAATCAACATCAAGAAATTAGAAAACTTCGGTTTTGTGCAATACCGGCCTGGTGGTGAGTACCACATGAATAGTCCCGAAATGGCTAAGGCGCTGCATAAGGCGGTCGATAGCAAGCAATATGACCACTATGAGGTTTATCAGAAGTTTCTGGAAAACCGGCCTGTCACGGCTTTACGCGATTTGCTTGATTTTAATTCTGACCGGCAACCAATTTCAATTGATGAGGTTGAGTCGGTTGAGAGTATTATGAAGCGCTTTGCCACCGGCGGGATGAGCTTGGGTGCTTTGTCTCCCGAAGCCCATGAGGTTTTGGCAATTGCGATGAACCGGATCGGCGGTAAGTCGAACTCTGGTGAAGGTGGCGAAGATCCAGTGCGTTTGAAAACGCTTACGGATGTCGATGAAACCGGCTACAGTCCGACTATGCCACATTTGCGTGGTTTGAAAAATGGGGATACGGCGTGCTCGGCGATTAAGCAGGTGGCGTCTGGCCGGTTTGGGGTAACTCCTGAGTATTTGATGAGTGCTCAACAAATTGAGATTAAGATGGCTCAGGGTGCGAAACCAGGTGAAGGCGGACAGTTACCAGGTAAGAAAGTCAGTCCTTATATTGCGATGTTGCGCCGGTCTAAGCCTGGTGTGACGTTGATTTCGCCGCCGCCGCATCACGATATTTACTCGATTGAAGATTTGGCGCAGTTGATTTTTGATTTGCACCAAATTAATCCCAAGGCTGGGGTTTCGGTGAAGTTGGTGTCGGAAATTGGAATTGGGACTATTGCTGCCGGTGTGGCTAAGGCTAATGCTGATATTATTCAGATTTCTGGTCACGATGGCGGTACTGGTGCTTCGCCGCTGAGTTCGATTAAGCACGCCGGTTCGCCTTGGGAGTTTGGTTTAACGGAAGTCCATAAGGTTTTGATGGATAACGAACTGCGAAATCGGGTGATTTTGCGGGTTGATGGTGGTTTCAAAACCGGCTGGGATGTTTTGATGGGGGCGTTGATGGGTGGTGAAGAGTACGGTTTCGGCAGTATTGCGATGATTGCTGAAGGCTGTATTATGGCCCGGATTTGTCATACAAACCAGTGTCCGGTTGGTGTGGCGACTCAGCAAGAGAAATTACGTCAGCGTTTCCCTGGGATTCCTGAGCACGTTGTTAATTTCTTCTACTTTGTTGCGGAGGAAGTGCGCTCACTTTTGGCTCGTTTGGGTTATCGCTCACTTAATGAGGTTATCGGACGTGCGGATTTATTGAAAGTGCGGGAAGGTGTGAGCCTGACGAAGACGAAGGCGCTTAATCTGGATTGTTTGATTAATTTGCCGGATACGCGGGAAAATCGCGCTTGGTTGCAGCATGAGCAGGTTCATAGTAATGGGCCGGTGTTTGATGATCAGTTGCTTGCGGATGCTGAGGTTTTGGCTGCGGTTGAGAATCAAGGTTCGGTGAAAAAGCAACATCATTTAGTGAATACTGACCGGACTGTGGGGACTCGCTTGGCTGGGGTTATTGCTAAGAAGTACGGCAATAATGGCTTTGAGGGTCAGATTATTCTGGAGTTTACGGGTAGTGCCGGTCAGAGTTTTGGGGCGTTTAACCTTGGCGGTGTGACTCTTGTTCTGCATGGTGAGGCTAATGATTATGTGGGTAAGGGGTTGCATGGTGGGGAGATTGTGATTAAGCCATCGGCATCGGCGACGTTTGATCCTGCACAAAATGTGATTATTGGCAATACCTGTTTATATGGGGCTACCGGCGGTTATCTGTTTGCGAATGGACAGGCTGGGGAACGGTTTGCGGTTCGTAATTCGATGGCTAAGGCGGTTATTGAGGGGGCGGGCGACCATGCTTGTGAGTATATGACTGGCGGTGTGGTGGTTGTGCTGGGTAAGACTGGCCGTAATGTTGGGGCCGGTATGACTGGCGGTTTGGCTTATTTCCTTGATGAGGATGGTGGTTTTGCGGAACGGGTGAATTATGAGATTGTGAAGATCCAGCGGGTATCTACTGCGGCTGGGGAACTGCAACTCAAGGAGTTGATTGAGTTACACGCTGACCGCACGGGCAGTCCGAAGGCTAAGATGATTTTGGCTAATTGGGGTGAGTATTTGCCGAAGTTTTATCAGGTGGTACCGCCGTCTGAGGCTGATAGTCCAGAGGCTTCGGCTGAGGTTGGTGATTTGGCGCCGGTGTTGGCGTAG
- a CDS encoding iron-sulfur cluster assembly accessory protein encodes MINLSKTAQLEINRLKSKQANPSAKFRLGVQPGGCAGFYYTMELDEVVREDDQLWECNGVQVLVNAESLPYVNGLNVDYSEDLMGGGFRFNNPNAAQSCSCGHSFSL; translated from the coding sequence ATGATTAATTTGAGTAAAACCGCACAGCTAGAAATTAACCGGCTTAAGTCTAAACAGGCAAACCCAAGCGCAAAGTTTCGTCTCGGTGTTCAGCCAGGCGGGTGTGCCGGTTTTTATTACACAATGGAGTTAGATGAGGTCGTCCGTGAGGATGATCAACTGTGGGAGTGTAATGGAGTTCAAGTTCTGGTTAATGCAGAAAGTCTGCCTTATGTCAACGGTCTGAATGTAGATTATTCAGAGGATTTGATGGGTGGAGGGTTTCGGTTTAATAACCCTAATGCGGCGCAGTCTTGCAGTTGCGGTCATTCATTTAGTTTATAA
- a CDS encoding phosphodiester glycosidase family protein has translation MPKLFKTLFVPASFLIVPAVLAYAPLNTSAGAEQPPNSSPVLAQSLTYFVSQGSQISLNGQKILAPWFQQKDTTGTLVTNISDIALWQNFGLELLSTNNPQRQPVRWFSDTILSAEHKENIRYLNLTNFAKSQNWQIQATGNTLFISTPAVRTQAIDTQIQTWGEPQSTVTLPRQINISLTAPTPAQANFIRRVPAPSPTPTENKPLTPPDSPDDPSKPATQTQPQQPSLPRLDEWLISFNSQTDPAIFPQINIPNNQPAPLKLETTPNSTNITILVPAGWRPKLSTSANPYRLTIDIQPAYMVEKDIFWSKDIRWQQKYLPLGSDRFPVVWLEITPSTTLTPILPSPQTQVGTAALTQTAGFWQADAAINGGFFNRNNKMPLGALRRDGVWLSSPILNRGAVAWNNQGRMVMNRLQLQETVITNTGERLPVDFVNSAFVQTGIARYTPEWASDYTPLSNNEIIIAVENNIVTGQLSAGEALKTAIPIPRNGYLLVFRKTTPSGLPAGTQITLESQTNPANFKDYPHILGAGPLLIQNRQVVLDAASEGFSDAFIKQTASRSVIATTNQGKIILAAIHNRAGGAGATLAELAQLMQQLGAVDALNLDGGSSTALYLGGSLIDRPLSTAAPVHNGLGIKAPLNR, from the coding sequence ATGCCTAAATTATTTAAAACGCTGTTCGTTCCCGCTTCATTTTTAATCGTACCGGCTGTTTTGGCTTATGCGCCGCTCAATACCAGCGCCGGTGCTGAGCAACCCCCCAACTCTTCCCCCGTACTTGCCCAAAGCTTAACGTATTTTGTCAGCCAAGGTTCACAAATTTCGCTCAACGGTCAAAAAATACTGGCACCTTGGTTTCAACAAAAGGATACCACCGGCACACTCGTCACAAACATCAGCGATATCGCACTTTGGCAAAATTTCGGCTTAGAGTTGTTAAGCACCAACAACCCTCAACGTCAGCCGGTGCGCTGGTTTTCCGACACTATTCTCAGCGCCGAACACAAAGAAAATATTCGTTATCTCAATCTTACCAATTTTGCCAAATCTCAAAACTGGCAAATTCAAGCCACCGGCAATACTTTATTTATTTCCACACCGGCAGTCCGCACTCAAGCAATCGATACTCAAATTCAAACTTGGGGAGAACCTCAATCAACTGTTACTTTACCCCGTCAGATAAACATCTCCCTCACCGCACCCACACCGGCTCAAGCTAATTTTATCCGCAGAGTTCCCGCACCTTCCCCCACTCCGACAGAAAACAAGCCGCTAACACCACCAGACTCTCCTGATGATCCTAGCAAACCGGCCACTCAAACCCAACCTCAACAACCATCGCTACCCAGACTGGATGAATGGTTAATTTCTTTCAACTCTCAAACAGACCCAGCAATTTTTCCCCAAATCAACATTCCCAATAACCAACCGGCCCCCCTCAAGCTAGAAACCACCCCCAACTCTACCAACATCACAATTTTAGTTCCTGCCGGTTGGCGACCAAAGCTTTCTACCTCGGCAAATCCCTATCGATTAACTATTGACATTCAGCCAGCATATATGGTAGAGAAAGATATTTTTTGGTCAAAGGATATCCGCTGGCAACAAAAATATCTACCTTTAGGCTCTGACCGTTTCCCCGTTGTCTGGCTAGAAATCACACCCAGCACCACCCTTACACCTATTTTGCCATCACCCCAAACTCAAGTAGGAACAGCAGCTTTAACTCAAACAGCCGGTTTCTGGCAAGCCGACGCAGCCATTAATGGCGGATTTTTTAACCGAAATAACAAAATGCCTTTAGGCGCTTTGCGGCGTGACGGCGTGTGGTTATCCAGTCCGATTTTAAACCGAGGTGCCGTAGCCTGGAATAATCAGGGGAGAATGGTAATGAACCGGCTGCAATTACAAGAAACCGTTATTACCAATACAGGAGAACGTCTGCCGGTAGATTTTGTTAATAGTGCTTTTGTCCAAACCGGCATAGCTCGCTACACCCCCGAATGGGCATCCGACTACACACCCCTGAGCAATAATGAAATTATTATCGCCGTCGAAAACAACATTGTCACCGGCCAACTTTCAGCCGGAGAAGCTTTAAAAACTGCAATACCCATCCCCAGAAATGGATACTTGCTTGTTTTTCGCAAAACCACACCATCAGGGTTGCCGGCAGGAACGCAAATCACCCTAGAAAGCCAAACTAACCCAGCAAATTTTAAAGATTATCCGCATATTTTGGGAGCCGGCCCGCTTTTAATTCAAAATAGACAAGTTGTGCTAGATGCGGCATCAGAAGGCTTTAGCGATGCGTTTATTAAACAAACCGCTTCCCGTAGTGTCATTGCCACAACAAACCAGGGAAAAATAATTTTAGCAGCCATTCACAACCGCGCTGGGGGTGCCGGTGCCACCTTAGCAGAATTAGCGCAACTGATGCAGCAACTCGGTGCCGTTGATGCGCTTAACTTAGATGGCGGAAGTTCTACAGCACTATATTTAGGAGGCAGTTTAATCGACCGGCCCCTGTCAACAGCCGCGCCGGTGCATAACGGATTAGGTATAAAGGCACCCTTGAATCGTTAA
- the fusA gene encoding elongation factor G: protein MARTTPLEKVRNIGIAAHIDAGKTTTTERILFYSGVVHKIGEVHEGTTVTDWMEQERERGITITAAAISSSWKDHQINLIDTPGHVDFTIEVERSMRVLDGVIAVFCSVGGVQPQSETVWRQADRYKVPRIAFVNKMDRTGANFYKVYNQICDRMRANAVPIQLPIGAEDTFSGLVDLVRMKAMLYTNDKGTDIQESDIPEEMRDIAEEYRIKLVEAVAETDDKLTEKYLEGEELTEEEIRTALRKGTIAGTIVPMLCGSAFKNKGVQLLLDAVVDYLPAPIEVPPIQGTLPNGETAERRADDNAPLAALAFKIMADPYGRLTFVRVYSGILKKGSYVYNASKGKKERVSRLILMKADDRIEVDELRAGDLGAALGLKDTFTGDTICEENGQIILESLFIPEPVISVAVEPKTKNDMEKLSKALQSLSEEDPTFRVSIDQETNQTVIRGMGELHLEILVDRMLREFKVEANVGAPQVAYRETIRKSVKAEGKFIRQSGGKGQYGHVVIELAPAEPGTGFEFVSKIVGGTVPKEYIGPAEQGMKEACETGILAGYPLIDVKATMIDGSYHDVDSSEMAFKIAGSMAMKEAVMKASPVLLEPMMKVEVEVPENFLGDVMGDLNSRRGQIEGMGSEQGIAKVTAKVPLAEMFGYATDIRSKTQGRGIFTMEFSHYEEVPRNVAEPIIAKSKGNA, encoded by the coding sequence GTGGCACGCACCACCCCGCTCGAGAAAGTACGCAATATTGGGATTGCAGCCCATATTGACGCAGGAAAGACAACAACAACAGAGCGAATTCTGTTCTATTCCGGCGTGGTTCACAAAATCGGAGAAGTTCACGAAGGGACCACAGTAACAGACTGGATGGAGCAAGAGCGGGAACGCGGCATTACCATCACCGCTGCGGCAATTAGCAGTAGCTGGAAAGACCACCAAATCAACTTGATCGACACTCCGGGGCACGTTGACTTCACAATTGAAGTCGAACGCTCAATGCGGGTACTGGATGGAGTGATCGCAGTGTTTTGTTCCGTTGGTGGCGTTCAACCTCAATCGGAAACAGTGTGGAGACAGGCAGATAGGTATAAAGTGCCGCGAATTGCCTTCGTCAACAAAATGGACAGGACAGGGGCAAACTTTTACAAAGTTTATAACCAAATCTGTGACCGGATGCGGGCAAATGCCGTTCCCATTCAATTGCCCATCGGTGCTGAAGACACCTTTAGTGGGTTGGTAGACTTGGTACGCATGAAAGCCATGCTCTACACCAACGACAAAGGAACCGATATTCAAGAAAGCGACATCCCCGAAGAAATGCGGGATATCGCCGAAGAATACCGGATCAAATTGGTTGAAGCCGTAGCGGAAACCGATGATAAGCTGACAGAAAAATACCTCGAAGGCGAAGAATTAACCGAAGAGGAAATTCGCACGGCTCTGCGCAAAGGTACCATCGCAGGTACAATCGTTCCGATGTTGTGCGGTTCGGCTTTCAAAAACAAAGGGGTTCAATTACTGCTAGATGCAGTGGTAGATTATTTGCCGGCCCCTATCGAAGTTCCTCCTATTCAAGGAACGCTCCCCAACGGTGAGACAGCAGAACGCCGCGCCGATGACAATGCACCGCTGGCTGCCTTGGCTTTCAAAATCATGGCAGATCCCTATGGTCGTCTGACTTTTGTGCGCGTGTACTCAGGCATCCTCAAAAAAGGTAGCTATGTGTACAACGCCAGCAAAGGCAAAAAAGAACGGGTATCTCGCCTGATTCTAATGAAAGCCGATGACCGCATCGAAGTAGACGAATTGCGGGCCGGTGACTTGGGGGCAGCGTTGGGCCTCAAAGATACCTTCACCGGCGACACCATCTGCGAAGAAAACGGCCAAATTATTCTGGAATCTTTGTTTATTCCAGAGCCGGTTATTTCTGTGGCAGTGGAACCCAAAACCAAAAACGACATGGAGAAGCTATCAAAAGCACTCCAGTCATTGTCTGAAGAAGACCCCACCTTCCGGGTTAGCATTGACCAGGAAACTAACCAAACCGTTATTCGCGGGATGGGTGAATTGCACCTAGAAATCCTGGTAGACCGGATGTTGCGGGAGTTTAAGGTAGAGGCCAACGTAGGCGCACCGCAAGTTGCTTACCGCGAAACCATCCGCAAATCTGTCAAAGCCGAAGGCAAGTTTATCCGTCAAAGTGGCGGTAAAGGTCAGTACGGCCACGTCGTCATCGAACTGGCACCGGCAGAACCTGGCACCGGCTTTGAATTCGTCTCCAAAATTGTTGGCGGTACAGTACCTAAAGAGTACATCGGCCCCGCAGAACAAGGGATGAAAGAAGCTTGCGAAACCGGCATTTTGGCAGGCTATCCGCTCATTGATGTGAAAGCAACAATGATTGATGGGTCTTACCACGATGTGGACTCTTCAGAAATGGCTTTCAAAATTGCCGGATCTATGGCAATGAAAGAAGCCGTAATGAAAGCTTCGCCGGTGCTCTTAGAGCCTATGATGAAAGTTGAAGTGGAAGTACCGGAAAACTTCCTCGGAGATGTCATGGGCGACCTCAATTCCCGCCGGGGCCAGATCGAAGGAATGGGATCTGAACAGGGAATTGCGAAGGTTACGGCAAAAGTTCCGTTAGCGGAGATGTTTGGCTACGCTACGGATATCCGGTCTAAAACCCAAGGCCGGGGTATCTTCACGATGGAATTTAGCCACTACGAAGAAGTACCTCGTAACGTTGCTGAACCCATCATCGCAAAAAGCAAAGGGAACGCTTAA
- a CDS encoding phosphomannose isomerase type II C-terminal cupin domain has product MTQAKEINPLAAVANLGSNTVAATELRPWGSFTVLEESRGYKIKRIEVKPGHRLSLQMHHHRSEHWIVVSGTAKVTCGDTEEVIYSNQSTYVPPCTTHRLENPGVIPLILIEVQNGEYLGEDDIVRFQDDYARAGGK; this is encoded by the coding sequence ATGACACAAGCAAAAGAAATTAACCCTTTAGCGGCTGTTGCTAATCTCGGTTCTAACACAGTAGCGGCTACAGAATTGCGTCCTTGGGGTTCTTTTACAGTTTTAGAAGAAAGCAGGGGTTATAAAATTAAGCGTATTGAAGTGAAACCCGGACACAGGCTAAGCCTGCAAATGCACCACCACCGCAGTGAGCACTGGATCGTTGTCTCAGGGACAGCAAAGGTGACTTGTGGGGATACTGAAGAAGTTATTTATAGTAATCAGTCTACATACGTCCCGCCTTGCACAACGCACCGGCTAGAAAACCCTGGTGTCATACCCTTAATTTTGATTGAAGTCCAAAATGGCGAATACTTGGGAGAGGATGATATTGTCCGCTTCCAAGATGACTATGCGCGTGCCGGTGGGAAATAA
- a CDS encoding Uma2 family endonuclease: protein MTTTFEQKPLMLKLHKKLTDDEFFEFCQTNRDWRIERSASGEILIMPPTGLETGGRNFDLIGQFFIWVKRDGTGKGFDSSSGFTLPNNAVVSPDVSWVKLDKWNALTPEEKKKFALIVPDFVIELKSPSDSLSDLKEKMQQYIDNGVSLAWLIHAEKRQVYVYSAGVPVVVLNEPASVSGEPVLPGFVLDLQSIW, encoded by the coding sequence ATGACAACAACCTTTGAACAAAAACCATTAATGCTCAAACTCCATAAAAAACTAACGGATGATGAGTTTTTTGAGTTTTGCCAAACTAACCGCGATTGGCGAATTGAGAGAAGTGCATCAGGAGAAATTTTAATTATGCCACCAACAGGATTGGAAACCGGCGGACGTAATTTTGACTTAATTGGTCAGTTTTTTATCTGGGTAAAACGTGACGGCACCGGCAAAGGTTTTGACTCAAGTAGTGGCTTTACTTTACCTAATAATGCGGTGGTTTCTCCTGATGTTTCTTGGGTGAAGTTGGATAAATGGAACGCTTTAACTCCAGAAGAAAAAAAGAAATTTGCGCTAATTGTTCCTGATTTTGTGATTGAGTTAAAATCGCCTAGTGATAGCCTGAGTGATCTTAAAGAAAAGATGCAGCAATATATTGATAATGGTGTGTCTTTGGCTTGGTTAATTCATGCAGAAAAACGGCAGGTTTATGTTTATTCTGCGGGGGTGCCGGTGGTGGTTTTAAATGAGCCGGCTTCTGTGAGTGGTGAGCCGGTTTTGCCTGGGTTTGTTTTAGATTTACAAAGTATTTGGTAG